CGCAGCTTTAGTTCCACTTCCATGCTGGTGAGGGGATCGCGTCCGTTGGTTTCTTTGGGATACGACAGCACTGTTGGCAGCGGCTCAAATGGCCGTACCTGCTTGTGCGCAAAGGATAGCTGATGAGAAAATCCACTGTAATATTCCTTGAAATACTCAAAACGTTTTTCGTCTATCATCAGGAATTTTTGCGGTACACCTCCCTTGCGTATCGCCAGCGTAAAGATGTTATCTGTGCCTACTTCATCGTAATAATGTGTTCCGTTATCAAGATCCCTGGTGTAGGCCGCATACAGATAACTGCGTGGATGCCGCTTCAACAGCCACAGCGCAGATATCTTCCCCTTATATACCTGGTCTTTAAATCCATAGGCCAGGTATCCATATAGATAGAGGTCCTTATTAAATTTTGGAGTAGTGCCAAGATCAAGCCGCAGGCGGAAGCCTTCCAGCCTGTTCTGTGTAAACAGGTAGTAGTAAGGGCCCCATTCAATCGGTCCAAGCGGTTTATAGCCGGTAGCAAGGAAACGGATCGTGTTGGAGTAAGTTCTGAAAAGCGGCATCTTCTGCAGGGTATCCACCATTTTATAGATGTTCTCCTCATTCTTGCTCAGGTCTTCATGGCGGTTATCCATCCAGAATGATTCCTTGCGGAGCCGCGCACTATCCATCACTACTACATTTTCCGGGTATTTTTTGTTATGGAAGATATTAGTAGCGGCAGTATCATCTATGATCACGTCGTTGTAAGTGGTTGTTTTGCGACCGATGAAATCAAGCGTACGCCCGGGTTTAGGACTTGGCGCCCAGAAATCGGCCACAAATTTATCTTTATAGAGAAACCATACACTGTCTTTCAGCTGGTGAAACTCCTGCACCATACTAATTTTACGCACGAAGTTGATATTGGCGTCGCGGGGTACGGATAAAGTTGTTTTCATCACAGCATAAGTTGTATCATGTACCCAGAGATCCCCTATGAATGTGTTTTCTCCTTTTCGTTTAGGTGTAAAGTTTAGTTTTATAAAACGTTGTCCGCTGATGTACTGCGTATCTGCAATGGAGTAATCGTAATAGAATGCACCGTTGTGATGTATCGGGCTCACAAATTGTTTATCGAATACCGGGATGAAATTATCGTAGATGTTGACATTCTGGTACATACCGCCCAGGAACTTGGTAACGCTTTCATTGTCGATGCCGGAGGTACGCGCTGCTTTGATAATTTCTTTTGTTTTGCGTGGGTTCAACTGATAATAATAATCCGACAGCGACTCAGTAAGAAATATGGGCAGAAAGGGCTTGTCTTCCGAGGTACTGTCGATGTTATCAAGTATAAATGCAAACGGTTTGGTGAAGCGGTTTTTCCCCAGCTTTTCTTTGTTGAGGTTCTTCATATCCAGCTCCAGTTTGTTATATACTTCGTACTTGTAGTTGTCGAGACGATTGTAATTATTTTCCGGTTTGTGTTTGACGATCTGGCGAAGCAGTATCAGTGCAAAGTTCACATTGGCTTTTACCTCGTAGGTCTTTAGAGAAACATCAGAACGGGTAATATCGAAGTTGATCGTTTGTTCTTTCAACGACCGGTTAACCGGCATTTTAAGGATGTTATATCCCATTACCCTTACCAGCATGGAATCTGATGGGATAACATTTAATTCAAACAGGTATTTACCATCAGCATCGCTGACCATTCCTGTTTGTGTATTTACGAATTGAAGCGTGGCGAAGGGAATGACCTCCTGAGAATGCGCGTCTCTTACTAGCCCACTAACCTTATACTGTTGCGCCATCAGATTTGAGCACCAAACACTTACGCCGATGAGTATTGCTAATATTCTATTCCAGCCTATCATATCTGTCAACAATATTATATTATTTATCGGGAATCCTGCCCGACCTTTTTCCGCAGCTAAGGTAGTTATAACATAGAATTATATTTTGCTATTTAAAATTTTCTGTTAACTTTGTAATGCAAAGTACTTTTCTGTATGACAGATCAACAACATTTACAGGCGCTGACAGACATTAAGCGGCTTATGGAGCGCAGCAGCCGGTTTATTTCATTAAGTGGTTTGAGTGGAATTTCGGCAGGATTAAGTGGGTTAATTGGCGCATTTGTGGCACATCAGTGGTTGACTGAATATTACAGGAAATGGGATACTTCAGGGGTTTTTTCGGTACAGGAATTTCAGGATCTGAAATACCGGCTGGTAATACTGGGATTTGTGGTGATGGCAGCGGCTATAGCAGGCGGAATGTTTTTTACCTGGAGGAGGGCGAGGAAGAACAATCTGCCTATCTGGGATCTTACGTCAAAAAAAGTATTGATCAACGGGGCTATTCCGCTGGGTGTAGGCGGTGCTTTTATAGCAGGCCTGTTATACAATCATGCAGAAGTACTGGTAGCTCCTACCTGCCTGGTGTTTTACGGTCTGGCATTGATCAATGCGAGTAAATACACGTTGCCGGATGTCTGGTACCTGGGAATCTGCGAAACGCTGCTTGGAATAGTTAACCTTTTTCTTTTGCGTAAAGGCCTTTATTTTTGGGCTGTGGGATTCGGTTTGCTGCATATCATCTATGGAGCACTGATGTGGTGGAAATATGAACGGAAAGGATTACTCAATCAATAGCATGAACCCGATAGGCAACTTAAACAAGATATTTGAAAGCCGTATACGCCTTGGCGTTATGAGTGTATTGATGGTAAATGAAGAGGTGAATTTCAATGATCTGAAACAAATGCTGGAAGTCACGGATGGCAACCTGGCTTCCCATCTGAGTACATTGGAAGAAAATGGCTATATCAAAATACATAAGGGATTTATTGGCCGGAAAACCAATACTACCTACGCTATTACTGCCACGGGCGAGAAGGCGTTCAAAGGCCATCTGGCAGCGCTTGAGCATATGATAAAATTTACGAAGTAAATTTTTTTTATCCCTATACTTTGAAATACAAAGTACTTTTTAAAACAACGAAATATGGAAAACACCACCCAAGAAACTTCATCACTAATCGGCAGGTACGCCTATGCTATCAAGGGCTTCATACTGCTATTCTTAATGCTGGTACTGTTGGTTCCTTCTGTTATGATCCAGGATCTCATCCGCGAACGCGGCCACCGTCAACAGGAAGCTACCCGGGAGGTAAGCAGCCGCTGGGGCGATGAACAGAGCATCTCCGGCCCTGTGCTGGCTGTTCCGTCCAGAACAAAACCCGACAGTTACCTGTTTCTTTTGCCTGAAAACCTGAAAGTCAACGGAGAACTGATACCACAACAGCTGCACAGGGGAATCTTCAATGTGGCCGTTTATACAGCGAAACTGCAACTGAGCGGAAATTTTACCGCCGGTGCATTGAAAGATGTGGATGCTGTGCCTGAAGACTTCGACTGGCAGCATACTTCGCTGCTGATGGGGATCAGCGACCTGCACGGCATTGCGGATCAGGTGCAGCTGTCGTGGAACGGTAAAAACAGCTTATTTAATCCGGGTGTGACCAGCACCGACTTGTTTGAAACCGGTATCCAAACACCGGTCGTTTTTAACCCGGGCGATACCAGTGCGGCCGGTAGCAGCTTCTCGCTGGAGCTGAATGTGAAGGGCTCCAGCCGGATCAGCTTCTCTCCCGTTGGTAAAACCACACATGTAGGCATTAGTTCCACCTGGGCTAACCCCGGATTCGATGACGCTATTCCACCTCAGAAAAGAGAAATAAATAGCAAAGGGTTCAGTGCAAGCTGGCACGTATCGCATCTTAACCGTAGTTATCCGCAATGCTGGACAGGCAAGAAATTTAACATACACTCATCAGATTTCGGGATCAGGCTGCTGATGCCGGTAGATACCTATCAGATGGCCACACGGGCGGTCAAATACGCCATATTATTCATCGGCTTAACCTTCATCATCTTTTATTTCATAGAATTAGCTCAGCGCCGCGCCCTTCATCCATTGCAATACAGCCTCATTGGTTTAGCCCTTTGTATTTTTTATACCCTGCTCTTATCTCTCTCAGAACAAATTAACTTTATGATAGCATACATTATCGCAAGTGTGCTGACAATCGGACTGATTGTTGCATACACCGGAGCTGCTTTTAAAAGTAAGCGCATAGCAGCTGGTATTGGAGGTGTGCTTACAGTGCTTTACGGATTTATCTATGTGATTATCAGCGCAGAAGATCAATCGCTGTTGATGGGCAGCCTGGGGCTGTTTGTGATACTGGCCCTGATCATGTACTTCAGTACTACCATTAAATGGGATAAATTGGGGCAGAAAACTAATGGCGATCAACAATAAAAATAAATATGCAAAAATCATATATCAGTAAGCGGCTGGCCAGTTTTGGATACGCCATCAATGGAATTATATCCTTTGTGCGGAGCGAGGCACATGCCCGGATCCATGCAGTGGCTACAATAGTGGTAGTGGCAGCCGGTTGCTGGTATAGGATCACTAAGCCGGAATGGGTCTGGATCGTACTGGCTATTGCGTTAGTATGGGCAACGGAAATGATCAATACCGTAGCAGAAAAAATAATGGATCATTTGTCGCCCGCTCAACATCCTGATGTAAAATTCATTAAAGATGTTGCCGCCGGCGCTGTACTGGTAGCTGCCATTGCAGCAGCTATTACCGGGGCTGTTGTATTTATTCCCTATATCTTTCCAAACAGTTAAAAAAAGTGTAACCATATGCAATTGAAGAGATCTTTCCGTTTGTTACAATACCGTATTGGCCGCTCCCGGCAGAAATACACGCTGTATGCCTCTATTCTGTTCAGTATGGCATTACTGCTTTGCCGTGTCCTGCACACAGGTACTTACCTGCGTGTTACCCTGATCTGGAACCTGTTCCTGGCTTATGTGCCTTTTGCTATTACGCGCTGGATGGAAAAACACCCCAACCAGATAGAGAATCGGTATAACTGGTATGCCTGCTTTATCTGTTGGTTGTTGTTTATTCCTAATGCACCGTATATACTCACCGATCTGTTCCATCTTTTTGATGGAGGAGTGCCTTTGTGGTTCGATCTGTTTGTCATATTTTCCTTTGCCTGGAATGGCATGATGCTGGGATATATCTCTATCCGCAGCATGGAGAACATGTGGAGTACACGATATTCCCGCTGGCCCGCATGGATGTTCACTTTCCCGGTAATGTTCCTTTGCGGTATGGGAGTGTATATTGGCCGCTACCTGAGATATAACAGCTGGGATGTTGTAAAAGATCCGCTGACCCTGTTGGGCGATATGCGCGATATTGTTCTGCATCCATGGGAAAACAGACATGCCTGGGCATTTACAATATGTATGGGCGTTTTTTTGAGTTTGATGTATCCGTTGGTGAAGAAACAGAATAGCCTCTAACATTTAGCTTTAAATAAAAATGCAGCGGAGATCAATATTACTGATCTCCGCTGCATTTTTATTTAAAGCTAAATGTTGTTTAGAAATCCACTCCCATTCCAAAATACCAGATCGGGCTGCCTCTGAAGAACCCTACTGCCGGCCATCCTGCGTCGCAACGGAGGAAATAACCTGCTATCGTAGTACGGGCTCCAAAACCATAACCACCCAGGAATGGACTCAGGAAACCTTCTTTTACCCTGGTTGTTACCCCTGTTCCGTCATCATAAATCGTCTTTGTATTGAAGGTTTTATTCCAGGCATTACCGATATCCATGAAGGATACTACCTGGAAGTTCCGCAGGAAGGCGGAGTTAATGGGCTTATTGATAAAGGTGGAGAACACCGGTAAACGCAGTTCTGTATTTAGCAACATTACATTGTTACCGTTTCTGGCGTTCTGCTTGTAACCGCGCAGGTTTTCAGCCAGCGTCTGGAATGCGTAGTTAGCGGATTGGTCCACCTGATTACCAGTATTAATCTGCGGATTCAGCCAGTTGTCTATACCACCCAGGTAGTACAACAGCTTACGGGTACCCCACGACATATCCAATGAGAACCTCGTTGCCCAGATGAAATTCCGGTAGATCTTCTCATAGTGCCGGATATCAACCCCCATATTGTAAGTAAATCTGCCTTGTGCAGCTGCCGAGCTAGCCGGATTAAACTTCTCATTCAACCCACCATTTGTCAACTGGGCATTTACTTCGCCATACACTTTATAGCGGGTACCATTCCAGATATTGATAGCAGGGTTAATGGTATTGTCGTATACATATTCCAACCGGCCCAGTGCATAAGTTTCCTTCAGGTCTTTGGCTGCCAGAGGTGCCTTGTCTGTGGCCTGCTGCACCAGCCTGTCTGTACGAATACCGGCCGACAAGCGAATGCTTCTTACCTGATCGAAAGGATACCTTACTTCTCCCTGGTAGATGTTGGTGATCATTTTGATAGGAATGACAGCAGAGTCATTACCGTATTGATCAGGTATTGTAAAGCCGTTATTCTTATCAACTTTTCTATAATAAGTAAACTTATAATCAAACCTTTTCTTCAGGTAATTAGCCGTGAAGAAATATTCGGAGCCTTGTAAAGACGATGGAATACGGAAGCCACCATTGAATTTCAGATCTTCGAACAAATCACTTACACCAATGCGGATTAACCCGTTCACCGGATCAGTAAGCCGGATCGGCCCGCTGGGCTGGCCGGTAAAAGGCTGATATTTGTTCACCAATACCGAGTTATCCAATTGCAGGATGAGGTAATCCGATGCAAACTTGAGTTTGTAAGGCAATAGCTTCGCCTTTTTCAGGATAGATTCCTGTTCTTTCCTTTTTTCAAACAACAGCGGTTCTTTTGCAGCAGCTGCAGCACTGGTATCAGCCGGCTCGTTGGCAAATTCATTCTGGAAGAAATTCGCATGGCTGCTGGTGTCTTTAGTTGGTGCCATATAGGTTGGCAGCCCTAACCTGAGACTATCTGCATGCATTTGTGCCCTTCTGAAACTGGTAGGCCGGGCAGTGATATTTCTTTTCTTCAATGTCACGGTATCTACTTTCAGCTTCATCAGGCGTTTGATATCAGCATACTGCACTACTTCTGATACCTCTCCTTTT
The genomic region above belongs to Chitinophaga sp. 180180018-3 and contains:
- a CDS encoding DUF5686 family protein, which translates into the protein MIGWNRILAILIGVSVWCSNLMAQQYKVSGLVRDAHSQEVIPFATLQFVNTQTGMVSDADGKYLFELNVIPSDSMLVRVMGYNILKMPVNRSLKEQTINFDITRSDVSLKTYEVKANVNFALILLRQIVKHKPENNYNRLDNYKYEVYNKLELDMKNLNKEKLGKNRFTKPFAFILDNIDSTSEDKPFLPIFLTESLSDYYYQLNPRKTKEIIKAARTSGIDNESVTKFLGGMYQNVNIYDNFIPVFDKQFVSPIHHNGAFYYDYSIADTQYISGQRFIKLNFTPKRKGENTFIGDLWVHDTTYAVMKTTLSVPRDANINFVRKISMVQEFHQLKDSVWFLYKDKFVADFWAPSPKPGRTLDFIGRKTTTYNDVIIDDTAATNIFHNKKYPENVVVMDSARLRKESFWMDNRHEDLSKNEENIYKMVDTLQKMPLFRTYSNTIRFLATGYKPLGPIEWGPYYYLFTQNRLEGFRLRLDLGTTPKFNKDLYLYGYLAYGFKDQVYKGKISALWLLKRHPRSYLYAAYTRDLDNGTHYYDEVGTDNIFTLAIRKGGVPQKFLMIDEKRFEYFKEYYSGFSHQLSFAHKQVRPFEPLPTVLSYPKETNGRDPLTSMEVELKLRYAFHEQFLEGNYYRISLGSKYPITELKFAVGVPGIANSGQQYEKVSLSVSDYVKLPPFGSFYYNVFSGKIFGTLPYSSLEIHPGNEIYYYNKYAFNMMNRFEFISDQYAGFNVEHTIGNGIFGYIPLIKKLKWRQFWTAKGVIGSLSEANKQLNLNNGYPFKTLQGNPYLEIGTGIENIFKFLRVDFIWRVTPDVTPGEPANKKFGVFGSFKLQF
- a CDS encoding transcriptional regulator, with the translated sequence MNPIGNLNKIFESRIRLGVMSVLMVNEEVNFNDLKQMLEVTDGNLASHLSTLEENGYIKIHKGFIGRKTNTTYAITATGEKAFKGHLAALEHMIKFTK
- the creD gene encoding cell envelope integrity protein CreD; its protein translation is MENTTQETSSLIGRYAYAIKGFILLFLMLVLLVPSVMIQDLIRERGHRQQEATREVSSRWGDEQSISGPVLAVPSRTKPDSYLFLLPENLKVNGELIPQQLHRGIFNVAVYTAKLQLSGNFTAGALKDVDAVPEDFDWQHTSLLMGISDLHGIADQVQLSWNGKNSLFNPGVTSTDLFETGIQTPVVFNPGDTSAAGSSFSLELNVKGSSRISFSPVGKTTHVGISSTWANPGFDDAIPPQKREINSKGFSASWHVSHLNRSYPQCWTGKKFNIHSSDFGIRLLMPVDTYQMATRAVKYAILFIGLTFIIFYFIELAQRRALHPLQYSLIGLALCIFYTLLLSLSEQINFMIAYIIASVLTIGLIVAYTGAAFKSKRIAAGIGGVLTVLYGFIYVIISAEDQSLLMGSLGLFVILALIMYFSTTIKWDKLGQKTNGDQQ
- a CDS encoding diacylglycerol kinase family protein, which codes for MQKSYISKRLASFGYAINGIISFVRSEAHARIHAVATIVVVAAGCWYRITKPEWVWIVLAIALVWATEMINTVAEKIMDHLSPAQHPDVKFIKDVAAGAVLVAAIAAAITGAVVFIPYIFPNS
- a CDS encoding DUF1361 domain-containing protein, whose amino-acid sequence is MQLKRSFRLLQYRIGRSRQKYTLYASILFSMALLLCRVLHTGTYLRVTLIWNLFLAYVPFAITRWMEKHPNQIENRYNWYACFICWLLFIPNAPYILTDLFHLFDGGVPLWFDLFVIFSFAWNGMMLGYISIRSMENMWSTRYSRWPAWMFTFPVMFLCGMGVYIGRYLRYNSWDVVKDPLTLLGDMRDIVLHPWENRHAWAFTICMGVFLSLMYPLVKKQNSL